A region from the Musa acuminata AAA Group cultivar baxijiao chromosome BXJ1-10, Cavendish_Baxijiao_AAA, whole genome shotgun sequence genome encodes:
- the LOC135596251 gene encoding SPX domain-containing protein 1-like translates to MKFGKSLGNQIEDALPEWRDKFLSYKDLKKRLKLISGGGGERLAKRPKVADDVGPGDRDPSSAPESAAMPVVEEEEDFMRLLEAELDKFNTFFVEKEEEYIIRQKDLQDRVVEAISKDSKEELMKVRKEIVDLHGEIVLLENYSALNYTGLAKILKKYDKRTGALIRQPFIQKVLQQPFFTTDVLYKLVKECEAMLDRLFPKIETSTSVEDCDGQNREQKPAKPRSSLVGGVPESEEIEYMESSYMKSTIAALRAMKEIRGGSSTVSFFSLPPLKSNGLEERWNNVPVLEQAAK, encoded by the exons ATGAAATTCGGGAAGAGTCTTGGTAACCAGATCGAGGACGCGCTGCCGGAGTGGCGGGACAAGTTCCTATCATACAAGGACCTCAAGAAGCGCCTCAAGCTCATCTCCGGTGGCGGCGGAGAGAGGCTAGCCAAACGGCCCAAGGTGGCCGACGATGTGGGGCCTGGGGATCGCGATCCTTCCTCGGCGCCGGAAAGCGCGGCGATGCCGgtggtcgaggaggaggaggatttcATGAGGCTCCTTGAGGCCGAGCTCGACAAGTTCAATACCTTCTTCGTTGAGAAGGAGGAAGAGTACATCATACGCCAGAAG GACCTACAGGATCGAGTTGTGGAAGCCATCTCGAAGGATTCCAAGGAGGAGTTGATGAAAGTGAGAAAGGAAATTGTAGACCTCCATGGAGAGATTGTCCTCCTCGAGAACTACAGTGCCCTCAACTATACTG GGCTAGCGAAAATACTGAAGAAGTATGACAAGAGAACAGGAGCACTTATTCGTCAGCCATTTATCCAAAAGGTGCTGCAGCAGCCCTTCTTCACCACTGATGTGTTATACAAACTTGTGAAGGAGTGTGAGGCCATGCTAGACCGACTCTTCCCCAAGATCGAAACATCGACATCCGTGGAAGACTGTGACGGGCAGAACAGGGAGCAGAAGCCGGCAAAACCGAGATCCTCATTGGTTGGAGGAGTTCCAGAGTCGGAGGAGATTGAATACATGGAGAGCTCGTACATGAAGAGTACCATTGCGGCCTTGCGGGCCATGAAAGAGATCAGGGGTGGAAGTTCCACCGTGAGCTTTTTCTCATTGCCTCCCTTGAAGAGCAATGGATTGGAAGAAAGGTGGAACAATGTTCCTGTATTAGAACAAGCAGCCAAGTGA